One window of Salminus brasiliensis chromosome 16, fSalBra1.hap2, whole genome shotgun sequence genomic DNA carries:
- the inip gene encoding SOSS complex subunit C → MASNPPGQGFQNKNRVAILAELDKEKRRLIQSQSMNNPGASIPLSRPAVNKDFRDHAEQQHIAAQQKAALQHAHAHSSGFFITQDSSFGNLILPVLPRLDPE, encoded by the exons ATGGCTTCAAACCCGCCCGGACAAG gatttcagaataaaaacaGGGTGGCCATTCTAGCTGAACTGGACAAGGAGAAGAGACGCCTGATACAGAGCCAGTCTATGAACAACCCAGGAGCGAG TATCCCACTCTCAAGACCGGCAGTGAACAAAGATTTCCGGGACCATGCAGAGCAACAGCACATTGCTGCCCAGcagaaagcagctttacag CACGCACATGCACACTCGTCAGGCTTCTTCATCACTCAGGATTCCTCCTTTGGAAACCTCATTCTTCCCGTCCTGCCTAGGCTTGATCCAGAGTGA
- the LOC140536527 gene encoding uncharacterized protein isoform X1 yields the protein MDDCLHTSTDSLSKLVKWAHSHGTICTLIPSLKHLLTEGAHGSLTALWGCSAGHAYHWPLMSSCKTAHKERMCFQSSSRGISSDTLIQGASAMQSGPSERFLGSGAKNKGGDSNQTRDSCDFSNCSEPSEMDDNAEEYNNHLFDIVCESSATDEEGDSEPRAAQRKRVTKGPQDCGDPEAKKIKQERAEDYYTVANSQIPGGSEGPHPSAGLSQLPRPNSQTRPSSRSSAHQRPSSIDGDSVGVSLSPLNNSSPSVSKPMRTPGSSSHSKTHMNSTPVASHSAAASNRPGKSDLIESLPNGDFDVAFGDASVTVNPEMDILAEQALGADAKGEGTVPPALYEIEKLKALLQAERTKSMMLGETISSLKQDKELLQQELTKKAELICEFLQDQLRPEKRRVHPSSQMEAGTSHQLIGSFPEETAPFEPPALFDSFEEVELHPLERQRTIKVSSKRSRDGENTRVRMKNVVGVIARYMTALQEFRRSVSMKVAFDRVGVDRNTISRTAAIAELSLAAPEVFHALPPWDEKEETLAHYAVRCKQAMDDSIKAKIKAMKAKGELLPIVSK from the exons ATGGACGACTGTCTGCACACCTCCACGGACAGCCTATCGAAACTAGTAAAGTGGGCCCACAGCCATGGGACTATCTGCACACTCATCCCAAGTCTGAAGCACCTGCTTACGGAAGGCGCCCACGGCAGTCTGACCGCGCTCTGGGGTTGCAGTGCTGGCCATGCGTACCACTGGCCCTTGATGAGCTCCTGCAAAACAGCCCACAAGGAGCGGATGTGTTTCCAGAGCAGCAGCCGAGGCATCAGCTCGGACACTCTCATACAGGGTGCCTCAGCCATGCAGAGCGGTCCGTCGGAAAGGTTTCTGGGCAGCGGGGCCAAGAACAAAGGTGGCGATTCCAACCAGACCCGAGACTCTTGTGACTTCTCCAACTGCAGTGAGCCGTCAGAAATGGACGACAACGCGGAGGAGTACAACAACCACCTGTTTGACATTGTCTGCGAGTCGTCTGCCACAGACGAAGAGGGAGACTCCGAGCCAAGAGCTGCTCAAAGGAAAAGAGTTACGAAAGGGCCACAGGACTGTGGAGACCCTGAGGCAAAGAAGATCAAGCAAGAGAGGGCTGAAGACTATTACACTGTGGCTAACTCCCAAATTCCAGGTGGCTCGGAGGGTCCTCATCCGAGTGCTGGGTTGTCCCAGTTACCCAGGCCCAATTCTCAGACTAGACCCTCTTCCAGATCATCGGCCCATCAAAGGCCGTCCTCTATTGACGGGGATTCAGTAGGTGTGTCCTTGTCGCCGTTGAATAACTCCTCGCCGTCTGTGTCCAAACCCATGCGCACCCCTGGAAGCAGTTCCCACAGCAAAACGCACATGAACTCAACACCAGTGGCCAGTCACAGTGCAGCAGCCTCAAACCGACCCGGAAAGAGTGACCTGATCGAAAGCCTTCCCAACGGAGACTTTGACGTGGCTTTTGGAGATGCATCAGTCACAGTTAACCCTGAGATGGACATTCTAGCAGAAcaggctctcggtgcagatgcTAAAGGGGAAGGCACAG TGCCTCCGGCTTTATATGAGATAGAGAAGCTGAAGGCTCTTCTCCAGGCTGAGAGGACTAAAAGTATGATGTTGGGCGAAACCATCAGCAGCCTTAAACAGGACAAAGAGCTGCTGCAGCAGGAACTCACCAAAAAGGCAGAGCTCATCTGCGAATTCCTCCAAGACCAGCTCCGGCCAG AAAAGAGACGAGTTCATCCTTCTAGTCAAATGGAAGCAGGGACCTCCCATCAGCTGATTGGTTCTTTCCCAGAAGAGACTGCTCCCTTTGAGCCCCCAGCTCTCTTTGACTCCTTTGAAGAGGTGGAGTTACATCCATTAGAACGACAGCGGACCATCAAGGTTTCTTCCAAGAGAAGCAGGGATGGAGAGAACACTCGAGTCAGAA TGAAAAACGTTGTTGGGGTGATCGCACGATACATGACAGCTCTGCAGGAATTCCGCCGAAGCGTCTCCATGAAAGTAGCCTTTGACCGGGTCGGAGTGGACCGCAACACCATCTCCAGGACGGCGGCCATCGCAGAGCTCAGCCTGGCCGCTCCAGAAGTCTTCCACGCTTTGCCACCATGGGACGAGAAAGAAGAGACGCTGGCCCACTATGCGGTCAGGTGCAAGCAGGCCATGGACGACAGCATCAAGGCCAAGATCAAAGCCATGAAAGCAAAGGGGGAGCTTCTACCTATCGTCAGTAAATGA
- the LOC140536527 gene encoding uncharacterized protein isoform X2: MDDCLHTSTDSLSKLVKWAHSHGTICTLIPSLKHLLTEGAHGSLTALWGCSAGHAYHWPLMSSCKTAHKERMCFQSSSRGISSDTLIQGASAMQSGPSERFLGSGAKNKGGDSNQTRDSCDFSNCSEPSEMDDNAEEYNNHLFDIVCESSATDEEGDSEPRAAQRKRVTKGPQDCGDPEAKKIKQERAEDYYTVANSQIPGGSEGPHPSAGLSQLPRPNSQTRPSSRSSAHQRPSSIDGDSVGVSLSPLNNSSPSVSKPMRTPGSSSHSKTHMNSTPVASHSAAASNRPGKSDLIESLPNGDFDVAFGDASVTVNPEMDILAEQALGADAKGEGTDCLAPSTLNSEEHFWPSASEFSPSAERQTEDRKELEDFITTIDPITLQNLQAVISRVLVIHERTRVPEVSPPRVGVQELFPGCGLYLPTSRLTTMHQESRQDSMRLFHLLFEHFFSEEDLIGAVAFGKRGKVPDGKKILDRRTVDGIIAYVLHCSSLDGWTAVEPAKLKKACINKCRLRIGQRKKLAQESYLFHSPQKSGPSYM; the protein is encoded by the exons ATGGACGACTGTCTGCACACCTCCACGGACAGCCTATCGAAACTAGTAAAGTGGGCCCACAGCCATGGGACTATCTGCACACTCATCCCAAGTCTGAAGCACCTGCTTACGGAAGGCGCCCACGGCAGTCTGACCGCGCTCTGGGGTTGCAGTGCTGGCCATGCGTACCACTGGCCCTTGATGAGCTCCTGCAAAACAGCCCACAAGGAGCGGATGTGTTTCCAGAGCAGCAGCCGAGGCATCAGCTCGGACACTCTCATACAGGGTGCCTCAGCCATGCAGAGCGGTCCGTCGGAAAGGTTTCTGGGCAGCGGGGCCAAGAACAAAGGTGGCGATTCCAACCAGACCCGAGACTCTTGTGACTTCTCCAACTGCAGTGAGCCGTCAGAAATGGACGACAACGCGGAGGAGTACAACAACCACCTGTTTGACATTGTCTGCGAGTCGTCTGCCACAGACGAAGAGGGAGACTCCGAGCCAAGAGCTGCTCAAAGGAAAAGAGTTACGAAAGGGCCACAGGACTGTGGAGACCCTGAGGCAAAGAAGATCAAGCAAGAGAGGGCTGAAGACTATTACACTGTGGCTAACTCCCAAATTCCAGGTGGCTCGGAGGGTCCTCATCCGAGTGCTGGGTTGTCCCAGTTACCCAGGCCCAATTCTCAGACTAGACCCTCTTCCAGATCATCGGCCCATCAAAGGCCGTCCTCTATTGACGGGGATTCAGTAGGTGTGTCCTTGTCGCCGTTGAATAACTCCTCGCCGTCTGTGTCCAAACCCATGCGCACCCCTGGAAGCAGTTCCCACAGCAAAACGCACATGAACTCAACACCAGTGGCCAGTCACAGTGCAGCAGCCTCAAACCGACCCGGAAAGAGTGACCTGATCGAAAGCCTTCCCAACGGAGACTTTGACGTGGCTTTTGGAGATGCATCAGTCACAGTTAACCCTGAGATGGACATTCTAGCAGAAcaggctctcggtgcagatgcTAAAGGGGAAGGCACAG ACTGCCTTGCGCCATCCACTCTGAATTCAGAGGAACACTTCTGGCCTTCTGCATCAGAGTTTTCACCGAGTGCTGAGCGGCAGACTGAAGACAGAAAAGAGCTTGAGGATTTCATCACAACTATTG ATCCTATAACGTTACAAAACCTGCAGGCAGTCATTTCCCGGGTCCTCGTGATTCATGAGAGAACTCGAGTCCCTGAGGTCAGCCCCCCGAGGGTTGGAGTGCAGGAGCTTTTTCCAGGCTGTGGACTCTACCTTCCCACGTCCAGACTGACCACCATGCACCAGGAGTCCAGACAGGACAGCATGAGACTCTTTCACCTCCTGTTCGAACACTTCTTCAGTGAGGAAGACCTTATTGGGGCTGTAGCTTTTGGAAAGAGGGGCAAAGTGCCAGACGGGAAAAAAATCTTAGATCGAAGAACTGTTGATGGAATAATTG CTTACGTCCTACATTGCTCGAgtttggatggatggacagcTGTGGAACCAGCCAAGCTGAAGAAAGCCTGTATCAACAAGTGCAGATTAAGAATTGGTCAAAGGAAAAAGCTAGCACAAGAGTCATATCTTTTCCACAGTCCACAGAAGTCGGGGCCTTCCTATATGTGA
- the LOC140536551 gene encoding hydroxysteroid dehydrogenase-like protein 2 gives MLQNTGKLAGRTLFITGASRGIGKAIALKAARDGANVVIAAKTAEAHPKLPGTIYTAAEEIEAAGGKALPCIVDVRDEKQISDAVESGVRKFGGIDILVNNASAISLTGTLETPMKKVDLMLGINLRGTYLTSKLCIPHLWKSPNPHILNLGPPLNLNPIWFKNNVAYTMAKYGMSMCVLGMAEEFRGSVAVNALWPRTVIHTALEMVGSSELAKQCRKVDIVADAAYAIFGKPVSYTGQFVIDDEILSEEGISDFDGYAVEPGHSLLPDFFLDAKSDELHGAGPASKTGKASTDVAPRGTIAETFNVIKGILSPDLVKTMQGVYQFDLSGEHAGVWYIDLKNGAGSAGTGEPSTKADVVMSLDSDDFVKMFAGSLKPMNAFMSGKLKIKGDMALAIKMEKMMAMMRKSK, from the exons ATGCTGCAGAACACGGG AAAGCTGGCCGGACGCACTCTGTTCATCACAGGTGCAAGTAGAGGAATCGGCAAGGCCATCGCTCTCAAAGCTGCCCGGGACGGTGCCAATGTGGTCATAGCGGCCAAAACTGCAGAGGCCCACCCCAAGCTGCCGGGCACCATCTACACAGCTGCTGAAGAGA TTGAAGCAGCAGGCGGGAAGGCCTTGCCGTGTATCGTGGACGTGCGTGATGAGAAGCAGATCAGCGATGCGGTGGAAAGTGGGGTAAGGAAATTCGGAG GAATCGACATTTTGGTCAACAATGCCAGTGCAATCAGCCTAACTGGGACTCTGGAAACACCCATGAAGAAAGTGGATCTTATGCTGGGAATCAATCTCAGAGGAACATATTTGAC GTCTAAATTGTGTATTCCACACCTCTGGAAGAGTCCGAATCCTCACATTCTCAACCTCGGTCCACCCCTGAACCTTAACCCCATCTGGTTTAAGAACAATGTAG CATACACTATGGCAAAATACGGCATGTCCATGTGCGTCCTTGGAATGGCTGAGGAATTCAGGGGCTCCGTTGCTGTTAATGCCTTATGGCCCAGGACAG TTATTCACACAGCTTTGGAAATGGTGGGAAGTTCTGAACTAGCGAAACAGTGCAGGAAGGTAGACATTGTAGCTGATGCTGCCTACGCCATTTTCGGTAAACCTGTCAGCTATACAGGACAGTTTGTCATTGATGACGAGATCCTCAGCGAGGAGGGCATTTCAGATTTTGATGGCTATGCAGTTGAACCAG GTCATTCATTGCTTCCTGACTTCTTCTTGGATGCaaagtcagatgaacttcacg GTGCCGGTCCTGCTTCCAAAACTGGGAAAGCCAGCACAGATGTAGCTCCCAGGGGAACCATTGCTGAGACCTTTAACGTGATCAAGGGAATTCTCAGCCCAGATCTGGTCAAAACCATGCAGGGAGTTTACCAGTTTGACCTGTCCG gggAGCACGCTGGAGTTTGGTACATTGACCTGAAGAACGGTGCCGGCAGCGCAGGCACCGGAGAGCCATCGACCAAAGCCGATGTGGTAATGAGCCTGGACAGTGACGACTTTGTCAAGATGTTTGCAG GAAGCCTAAAACCAATGAATGCCTTCATGTCTGGCAAGCTGAAGATCAAGGGGGACATGGCCTTGGCCATCAAAATGGAGAAGATGATGGCCATGATGAGAAAGTCCAAGTAG